A window from Pseudonocardia cypriaca encodes these proteins:
- a CDS encoding hydroxymethylglutaryl-CoA lyase: MPVPAPGLPEHVTIYEVGARDGLQNESAIVPVEVKAEFLHRLAAAGLRVLEATSFVHPKWVPQLADAGDLLRLLVRTDGVDYPVLVPNERGMDRALDAGVSHVAVFASATDTFAQRNLNSTLDSQFAMFEPVVKRALEGGLRVRGYVSMCFGDPWEGAVAPEQVAAVTRRLAEMGCHQISLGDTIGTGTPGHVDAVLDACVAAGVAVRQLAVHFHDTYGQALANTLAALRRGVRTVDASAGGLGGCPYAESATGNLATEDLVWMLDGLGIGHGVDLDALVATSVWMAERLGRPSPSRVVRALAGD, translated from the coding sequence ATGCCGGTGCCCGCACCAGGGTTGCCGGAGCACGTCACGATCTACGAGGTCGGGGCGAGGGACGGGCTGCAGAACGAGTCGGCGATCGTGCCGGTCGAGGTGAAGGCCGAGTTCCTGCACCGGCTCGCGGCCGCCGGCCTGCGCGTGCTGGAGGCCACCAGCTTCGTGCACCCCAAGTGGGTGCCCCAGCTCGCCGACGCGGGCGACCTGCTGCGCCTGCTGGTGCGCACCGACGGAGTCGACTACCCGGTGCTCGTGCCCAACGAGCGCGGCATGGACCGGGCGCTGGACGCCGGTGTCTCGCACGTCGCGGTCTTCGCGAGCGCCACCGACACGTTCGCCCAGCGCAACCTCAACAGCACCCTCGACTCGCAGTTCGCCATGTTCGAGCCGGTGGTGAAGCGGGCGCTCGAGGGCGGCCTGCGCGTGCGCGGGTACGTCTCGATGTGCTTCGGCGACCCGTGGGAGGGCGCCGTTGCCCCCGAGCAGGTGGCGGCGGTGACCCGCAGGCTCGCCGAGATGGGCTGCCACCAGATCTCACTCGGCGACACGATCGGCACCGGCACCCCCGGCCACGTCGACGCGGTGCTGGACGCCTGCGTCGCCGCCGGGGTGGCCGTCCGGCAGCTCGCCGTGCACTTCCACGACACCTACGGCCAGGCACTGGCCAACACCCTCGCCGCGCTGCGCCGCGGCGTCCGCACGGTCGACGCGAGCGCAGGCGGGCTCGGCGGCTGCCCCTACGCCGAGTCGGCCACCGGCAACCTCGCCACCGAGGACCTCGTCTGGATGCTCGACGGCCTCGGCATCGGGCACGGGGTCGACCTCGACGCACTGGTCGCGACGAGCGTGTGGATGGCCGAGCGGCTGGGGCGGCCGTCGCCTTCGCGGGTGGTGCGGGCGCTCGCGGGTGACTGA
- a CDS encoding PH domain-containing protein encodes MAYPDDLLVEDEQVVVHRHPHWKMLVVPVVVLLLVVGVASFLAAVVSAQSWALWAWLGLAVAGLALVGRFTVFPVLRWRTTHFVVTDRRVLVREGVLTRQGMDIPLRRISSVQIRQSLLERLLGAGTLVVEADSDESLEFDDVPGVRQVHAVLYNEVGQ; translated from the coding sequence GTGGCCTATCCGGACGACCTGCTCGTGGAGGACGAGCAGGTGGTCGTTCACCGGCACCCGCACTGGAAGATGCTGGTCGTGCCGGTGGTCGTGCTGCTGCTCGTCGTCGGGGTCGCGAGCTTCCTGGCCGCGGTCGTGAGCGCGCAGAGCTGGGCGCTGTGGGCATGGCTCGGGCTCGCGGTCGCCGGTCTCGCGCTCGTGGGGCGGTTCACCGTGTTCCCGGTGCTGCGCTGGCGCACCACGCACTTCGTGGTGACCGACCGCCGCGTGCTGGTGCGGGAGGGTGTGCTCACCCGCCAGGGCATGGACATCCCGCTCAGGCGGATCAGCAGCGTGCAGATCCGGCAGAGCCTGTTGGAACGGCTGCTCGGAGCGGGCACGCTGGTCGTCGAGGCCGACTCGGACGAGTCGCTCGAGTTCGACGACGTACCGGGCGTGCGGCAGGTGCACGCGGTGCTCTACAACGAAGTGGGGCAGTAG